A part of Neodiprion pinetum isolate iyNeoPine1 chromosome 4, iyNeoPine1.2, whole genome shotgun sequence genomic DNA contains:
- the LOC124215991 gene encoding uncharacterized protein isoform X1, translating to MRTFTLGLQSTLHDFRNEMASRVNSFWTLLFAVGLFQCSVTADSGVLDHLDNTDHRNSNKDLAMARTRDTDVDLDLDLPPEVDVPSPSPLIADRLQYRMSGLFAFNGGKPFSLEKDPITGKIDFEKAPLKTVNYTAENTNATDYDEYDEDSYVTDVQSDDIYDKKNIDRKDGNVEGTRPNEINPYSPSLHDFLNLPVHYSSGKYNKEKYPLISSSYANTKVQSGLNSYNTYNHRPYEDLEKTTEPPLYFVTHKTYLPKTTTKPTTTQRISSPLPSAASATTLGTPITTHTTLFTTTTTVQSTQKPTSPTWTTTTYPPRKPSTAFSSLKPPSSTQRIHDDYSNTNYDENFAPFKPIPGTNYGNKPVNSNIPHSQNSHARPIVSDEYDDDYSYGSIEDTDNDEINNGTPTESSMYSAPPSTASTTTLSLSTTTTLEKQESPDLRMKVSNSPSKKGGLFNYTTNLANKPTTSYSQPVSTGPPPTSLPLGDNHPEKPLQPYPGNPIVHNQKPFETSIDKTINRKPESGNNPVRFFEHPISNNVNPDLSINMNLRPYENGNGQIRPLNVNPNGMKQVESTSSVIIPPGQDTVSFVLGNQQNVDGGHFVGTAIRETAYGSKSEGQFQSMYNSQDIEQSHSQTTSASKKPATNVPVALASVAIHPNPISTEVGQKNPALQNNIEQHNLNFNPQNRPYPPKINGVEPPNPGPLPSFVNSPSLYPNTVLNNPSAVLPGTPNPGRLNIVHPQSGPSETSLNLGVRTSLNVPSLNIGSRPFQNEVVNIRNVPVEASLNLGVRPSSSASSEIDRAHNQNDKHVVFGGSIENPHTNPQNGYVVFPGNSHERPVEEHVIVINEADGSVQEFSPTIKGTPTLDHTQEQSENLPKLSENLTPPDEPIDRQSERPSGLYSSRPFDGRPRPYYPPRPDFLRPPRLPPHSKPGPADGNFKRPSLQDSKLPNILPQFRPNSKSSHGHHGSESIGTIPAVYGPGRQPMLGRRPSLPYLQRLSPPPPPQPSVHALRLVSDSDPRFRDSAQIEGQKYQGALLVDKRYQGHPSLDNQQFRNPVPDNPHFPNSFSKKEKFKEPDSLYKRFRTPLSQSDRYQGLPGTENDQFTEQKLRRNAETESEEISGFEKFSAEPPQIPSRTLTNRRSSTDLKDVPQVTTLQMIQQQGGLDEKVVKPNLPPPFRVKFSKGEDNFDDDDDDSRSTDNDNNEEEKRPVYVVYPMNSVVSHKDDSQTDDESVVVGTRGPHRPLPPDTLASSKDEEEEDGIGLPLLRDKTILHPQNRPHPSSSLKSDFPYPLERPDASLLITQEKPLLVPSDKIDEEVDDENTNVKQHDDTSINLIPYLQDYMPFLMRKTEAPTVRDKPAKFDNLWLQEDSDPRIINKPSDDEAPLYRAPISVTLKTVQPTTVTPIAYAFTPTDDTPDNKKLEPSELIEVMSDELKDDMSGKNPVLPSQQPSSSSSSAPSPQNFMAPFMASVSAEAPSSNGWSVVAKPESNDRSDEQEKEDETQTEQSEFDIENFKPQLFGGFKPIYEFPAAGDSTPKPAIDLESQQD from the coding sequence aAACGAAATGGCGTCGCGAGTGAACTCGTTTTGGACACTGCTCTTCGCGGTGGGATTATTTCAATGCTCCGTGACTGCCGATTCTGGTGTACTTGATCATCTTGACAACACGGACCATCGGAATTCCAACAAAGATCTGGCAATGGCGAGAACACGGGATACTGACGTGGACCTCGATCTTGACCTGCCTCCCGAAGTGGATGTTCCCAGTCCGTCCCCATTGATAGCCGATAGGCTTCAATACAGGATGTCCGGCCTATTTGCATTCAATGGTGGAAAGCCATTTTCATTAGAAAAAGATCCCATAACTGGTAagatcgattttgaaaaggctCCATTGAAAACTGTGAATTATACGGCCGAAAATACCAACGCTACTGATTATGATGAATACGATGAAGATTCCTACGTGACTGACGTTCAGTCTGATGATATTTACGATAAAAAGAACATCGATCGCAAAGATGGAAATGTCGAAGGAACGAGACCGAACGAGATAAACCCTTATTCTCCAAGTcttcacgattttttaaatcttccGGTACACTACAGCTCTGGTAAATACAACAAAGAGAAATACCCATTGATATCTAGTTCATATGCAAACACTAAGGTTCAAAGTGGGTTAAACAGTTACAATACCTACAATCATAGACCGTACGAAGATTTGGAGAAAACGACCGAACCACCATTGTACTTTGTAACTCATAAAACTTATCTACCGAAAACAACGACCAAGCCTACGACTACTCAGCGAATCTCGTCACCGCTTCCATCTGCAGCGAGCGCAACAACACTCGGAACGCCTATCACTACGCACACCACGCTATTCACAACAACCACAACGGTACAAAGCACGCAAAAACCTACATCTCCTACTTGGACAACGACTACTTACCCACCGAGAAAACCATCTACTGCTTTCTCATCCCTAAAACCCCCGTCGTCGACACAAAGAATACACGATGATTACTCTAATACTAATTACGATGAAAACTTCGCACCGTTCAAACCAATACCGGGAACTAACTATGGCAACAAACCTGTCAATTCAAATATACCACATTCTCAAAATTCACATGCAAGGCCAATTGTTTCCGATGAGTACGATGATGATTATAGTTATGGAAGCATCGAGGACACTGACaatgatgaaataaataacggAACGCCCACCGAATCATCGATGTACTCAGCCCCGCCCAGCACAGCTTCCACGACAACTCTATCGTTGTCAACTACTACGACATTGGAAAAACAGGAGTCCCCTGATTTGCGGATGAAAGTCAGCAACTCTCCGTCGAAAAAAGGGGGACTCTTTAATTATACAACGAACTTGGCGAATAAACCAACAACGAGCTATAGTCAACCCGTATCGACGGGACCGCCCCCAACTTCTTTGCCTTTGGGTGATAATCACCCTGAAAAGCCATTGCAGCCTTACCCTGGAAATCCGATAGTGCATAATCAAAAGCCGTTCGAAACATCGATCGATAAAACGATCAACAGAAAACCGGAATCTGGAAATAATCCTGTAAGGTTTTTTGAGCATCCAATTTCGAACAATGTAAATCCTGATCTTTCGATAAATATGAACTTAAGACCTTACGAAAATGGAAATGGGCAGATCAGACCTTTAAATGTGAATCCAAATGGCATGAAACAGGTTGAAAGTACGAGTAGCGTGATAATACCACCTGGCCAAGACACAGTTTCATTTGTTCTTGGCAATCAACAAAACGTAGACGGTGGTCACTTCGTAGGTACCGCGATCAGAGAAACTGCTTATGGGTCTAAAAGTGAAGGTCAATTTCAATCTATGTACAACTCACAAGACATCGAACAAAGCCATTCTCAAACAACAAGTGCTTCTAAAAAGCCAGCGACGAATGTACCCGTTGCTTTGGCGTCAGTGGCAATTCATCCGAACCCCATTTCAACAGAAGTTGGTCAGAAAAACCCAGCATTACAGAATAATATTGAGCAGCATAACTTGAACTTCAACCCTCAGAACAGACCTTATCCTCCCAAGATTAACGGAGTTGAGCCACCAAATCCTGGTCCATTGCCATCTTTCGTAAATTCACCGTCACTTTATCCAAACACTGTTTTGAATAATCCATCGGCAGTATTACCCGGTACTCCAAATCCGGGAAGATTGAATATTGTGCATCCACAAAGTGGACCTTCAGAAACTTCTCTCAATCTTGGGGTCAGGACATCATTGAATGTACCTTCTTTGAACATAGGATCAAGGCCTTTCCAGAATGAAGTAGTAAACATACGAAACGTTCCAGTTGAAGCCTCTCTAAACCTTGGAGTAAGACCTTCTTCAAGTGCCTCTTCGGAAATTGATAGAGCGCATAATCAAAATGACAAGCATGTAGTTTTCGGTGGTTCAATTGAAAATCCTCATACAAATCCGCAAAATGGGTACGTTGTTTTTCCGGGTAACAGTCACGAAAGACCAGTCGAAGAACACGTTATTGTTATAAACGAAGCTGATGGGTCTGTACAAGAATTTTCACCTACAATAAAGGGTACACCAACCCTTGACCATACTCAAGAACAAAGCGAAAACTTACCAAAACTATCTGAAAATCTAACTCCTCCAGATGAACCAATCGATAGACAATCGGAACGCCCGTCAGGATTATATTCTTCGAGACCTTTTGACGGCCGTCCAAGGCCTTACTACCCGCCGAGACCTGATTTTCTCCGACCACCTAGATTACCACCGCATTCTAAACCTGGTCCTGCGGATGGCAACTTCAAAAGACCGTCGCTCCAAGACTCCAAGTTGCCTAATATTCTGCCTCAGTTCAGACCGAACTCAAAATCTTCGCACGGTCATCATGGATCCGAATCAATCGGTACTATACCTGCGGTTTATGGACCAGGGAGGCAGCCTATGTTGGGAAGGAGACCGTCGCTGCCATATTTGCAGAGATTAAGTCCACCCCCACCACCACAACCATCAGTACATGCTTTGAGATTGGTTTCTGATAGTGACCCTCGGTTTCGCGACTCCGCACAAATAGAGGGGCAGAAGTATCAAGGTGCTCTTCTGGTCGACAAGCGTTACCAAGGTCATCCGTCTTTAGATAATCAGCAATTTCGAAATCCAGTACCGGACAATCCGCATTTCCCAAATTCCTTctcaaaaaaggaaaaattcaaGGAGCCAGATTCACTTTACAAGCGATTTCGCACACCCTTGTCGCAAAGTGACCGATATCAGGGCCTCCCAGGAACGGAGAATGATCAATTTACCGAGCAGAAACTTCGAAGGAACGCTGAAACAGAGTCAGAAGAAATTTCTGGATTCGAGAAGTTCTCTGCCGAACCACCGCAGATACCATCGAGGACTCTAACTAACAGACGATCAAGTACCGACCTCAAAGACGTTCCTCAGGTGACTACTTTGCAGATGATTCAACAACAAGGTGGGCTCGATGAGAAAGTGGTGAAGCCGAACCTCCCACCACCGTTTAGAGTAAAGTTCAGTAAAGGTGAAGATAACtttgacgacgatgatgacgatagCCGTAGCACGGACAATGACaataatgaagaagaaaagcgGCCAGTCTATGTCGTATATCCCATGAATTCTGTGGTTAGCCATAAAGATGATTCACAAACTGACGATGAAAGTGTTGTAGTTGGTACTAGAGGGCCACATCGACCTTTACCTCCAGATACCCTTGCGTCATCAAAAGATGAGGAGGAAGAAGATGGAATAGGACTACCTCTGTTACGAGACAAAACCATTCTGCATCCGCAAAACAGGCCTCACCCTAGTTCGTCATTAAAATCTGATTTCCCTTATCCTCTGGAGAGGCCTGACGCATCGTTACTGATAACCCAAGAGAAGCCATTACTTGTACCGAGTGACAAGATCGATGAGGAGGTTGACgatgaaaatacaaatgtCAAACAACACGACGACACGAGTATCAATCTGATACCTTACTTGCAGGATTACATGCCCTTTCTGATGAGGAAAACTGAGGCTCCAACTGTGAGAGACAAGCCTgcaaaatttgacaatttgtGGCTTCAAGAAGATTCGGACCCGAGAATCATCAACAAACCAAGTGATGATGAAGCACCGCTTTATAGAGCTCCAATTTCTGTGACTTTGAAGACTGTGCAGCCGACAACTGTAACACCCATTGCTTACGCGTTTACGCCGACGGATGATACTccagataataaaaaattagaaccTTCTGAATTGATTGAGGTTATGTCGGATGAATTAAAAGACGATATGTCGGGTAAAAATCCCGTCTTACCGTCTCAGCAGCCCTCAAGTTCCTCGAGTTCCGCACCATCGCCACAAAACTTTATGGCGCCATTCATGGCTAGTGTCAGTGCCGAAGCACCTTCTAGCAATGGCTGGAGCGTCGTGGCCAAGCCTGAATCAAATGACAGATCTGACgaacaagagaaagaggacgAAACACAAACCGAACAGAGTGAATTTGATATTGAAAACTTCAAACCACAACTTTTCGGGGGATTCAAACCAATTTATGAATTTCCGGCAGCCGGTGATTCTACTCCAAAGCCTGCAATTGATCTAGAATCTCAGCAAGACTAG
- the LOC124215991 gene encoding uncharacterized protein isoform X2, producing MASRVNSFWTLLFAVGLFQCSVTADSGVLDHLDNTDHRNSNKDLAMARTRDTDVDLDLDLPPEVDVPSPSPLIADRLQYRMSGLFAFNGGKPFSLEKDPITGKIDFEKAPLKTVNYTAENTNATDYDEYDEDSYVTDVQSDDIYDKKNIDRKDGNVEGTRPNEINPYSPSLHDFLNLPVHYSSGKYNKEKYPLISSSYANTKVQSGLNSYNTYNHRPYEDLEKTTEPPLYFVTHKTYLPKTTTKPTTTQRISSPLPSAASATTLGTPITTHTTLFTTTTTVQSTQKPTSPTWTTTTYPPRKPSTAFSSLKPPSSTQRIHDDYSNTNYDENFAPFKPIPGTNYGNKPVNSNIPHSQNSHARPIVSDEYDDDYSYGSIEDTDNDEINNGTPTESSMYSAPPSTASTTTLSLSTTTTLEKQESPDLRMKVSNSPSKKGGLFNYTTNLANKPTTSYSQPVSTGPPPTSLPLGDNHPEKPLQPYPGNPIVHNQKPFETSIDKTINRKPESGNNPVRFFEHPISNNVNPDLSINMNLRPYENGNGQIRPLNVNPNGMKQVESTSSVIIPPGQDTVSFVLGNQQNVDGGHFVGTAIRETAYGSKSEGQFQSMYNSQDIEQSHSQTTSASKKPATNVPVALASVAIHPNPISTEVGQKNPALQNNIEQHNLNFNPQNRPYPPKINGVEPPNPGPLPSFVNSPSLYPNTVLNNPSAVLPGTPNPGRLNIVHPQSGPSETSLNLGVRTSLNVPSLNIGSRPFQNEVVNIRNVPVEASLNLGVRPSSSASSEIDRAHNQNDKHVVFGGSIENPHTNPQNGYVVFPGNSHERPVEEHVIVINEADGSVQEFSPTIKGTPTLDHTQEQSENLPKLSENLTPPDEPIDRQSERPSGLYSSRPFDGRPRPYYPPRPDFLRPPRLPPHSKPGPADGNFKRPSLQDSKLPNILPQFRPNSKSSHGHHGSESIGTIPAVYGPGRQPMLGRRPSLPYLQRLSPPPPPQPSVHALRLVSDSDPRFRDSAQIEGQKYQGALLVDKRYQGHPSLDNQQFRNPVPDNPHFPNSFSKKEKFKEPDSLYKRFRTPLSQSDRYQGLPGTENDQFTEQKLRRNAETESEEISGFEKFSAEPPQIPSRTLTNRRSSTDLKDVPQVTTLQMIQQQGGLDEKVVKPNLPPPFRVKFSKGEDNFDDDDDDSRSTDNDNNEEEKRPVYVVYPMNSVVSHKDDSQTDDESVVVGTRGPHRPLPPDTLASSKDEEEEDGIGLPLLRDKTILHPQNRPHPSSSLKSDFPYPLERPDASLLITQEKPLLVPSDKIDEEVDDENTNVKQHDDTSINLIPYLQDYMPFLMRKTEAPTVRDKPAKFDNLWLQEDSDPRIINKPSDDEAPLYRAPISVTLKTVQPTTVTPIAYAFTPTDDTPDNKKLEPSELIEVMSDELKDDMSGKNPVLPSQQPSSSSSSAPSPQNFMAPFMASVSAEAPSSNGWSVVAKPESNDRSDEQEKEDETQTEQSEFDIENFKPQLFGGFKPIYEFPAAGDSTPKPAIDLESQQD from the coding sequence ATGGCGTCGCGAGTGAACTCGTTTTGGACACTGCTCTTCGCGGTGGGATTATTTCAATGCTCCGTGACTGCCGATTCTGGTGTACTTGATCATCTTGACAACACGGACCATCGGAATTCCAACAAAGATCTGGCAATGGCGAGAACACGGGATACTGACGTGGACCTCGATCTTGACCTGCCTCCCGAAGTGGATGTTCCCAGTCCGTCCCCATTGATAGCCGATAGGCTTCAATACAGGATGTCCGGCCTATTTGCATTCAATGGTGGAAAGCCATTTTCATTAGAAAAAGATCCCATAACTGGTAagatcgattttgaaaaggctCCATTGAAAACTGTGAATTATACGGCCGAAAATACCAACGCTACTGATTATGATGAATACGATGAAGATTCCTACGTGACTGACGTTCAGTCTGATGATATTTACGATAAAAAGAACATCGATCGCAAAGATGGAAATGTCGAAGGAACGAGACCGAACGAGATAAACCCTTATTCTCCAAGTcttcacgattttttaaatcttccGGTACACTACAGCTCTGGTAAATACAACAAAGAGAAATACCCATTGATATCTAGTTCATATGCAAACACTAAGGTTCAAAGTGGGTTAAACAGTTACAATACCTACAATCATAGACCGTACGAAGATTTGGAGAAAACGACCGAACCACCATTGTACTTTGTAACTCATAAAACTTATCTACCGAAAACAACGACCAAGCCTACGACTACTCAGCGAATCTCGTCACCGCTTCCATCTGCAGCGAGCGCAACAACACTCGGAACGCCTATCACTACGCACACCACGCTATTCACAACAACCACAACGGTACAAAGCACGCAAAAACCTACATCTCCTACTTGGACAACGACTACTTACCCACCGAGAAAACCATCTACTGCTTTCTCATCCCTAAAACCCCCGTCGTCGACACAAAGAATACACGATGATTACTCTAATACTAATTACGATGAAAACTTCGCACCGTTCAAACCAATACCGGGAACTAACTATGGCAACAAACCTGTCAATTCAAATATACCACATTCTCAAAATTCACATGCAAGGCCAATTGTTTCCGATGAGTACGATGATGATTATAGTTATGGAAGCATCGAGGACACTGACaatgatgaaataaataacggAACGCCCACCGAATCATCGATGTACTCAGCCCCGCCCAGCACAGCTTCCACGACAACTCTATCGTTGTCAACTACTACGACATTGGAAAAACAGGAGTCCCCTGATTTGCGGATGAAAGTCAGCAACTCTCCGTCGAAAAAAGGGGGACTCTTTAATTATACAACGAACTTGGCGAATAAACCAACAACGAGCTATAGTCAACCCGTATCGACGGGACCGCCCCCAACTTCTTTGCCTTTGGGTGATAATCACCCTGAAAAGCCATTGCAGCCTTACCCTGGAAATCCGATAGTGCATAATCAAAAGCCGTTCGAAACATCGATCGATAAAACGATCAACAGAAAACCGGAATCTGGAAATAATCCTGTAAGGTTTTTTGAGCATCCAATTTCGAACAATGTAAATCCTGATCTTTCGATAAATATGAACTTAAGACCTTACGAAAATGGAAATGGGCAGATCAGACCTTTAAATGTGAATCCAAATGGCATGAAACAGGTTGAAAGTACGAGTAGCGTGATAATACCACCTGGCCAAGACACAGTTTCATTTGTTCTTGGCAATCAACAAAACGTAGACGGTGGTCACTTCGTAGGTACCGCGATCAGAGAAACTGCTTATGGGTCTAAAAGTGAAGGTCAATTTCAATCTATGTACAACTCACAAGACATCGAACAAAGCCATTCTCAAACAACAAGTGCTTCTAAAAAGCCAGCGACGAATGTACCCGTTGCTTTGGCGTCAGTGGCAATTCATCCGAACCCCATTTCAACAGAAGTTGGTCAGAAAAACCCAGCATTACAGAATAATATTGAGCAGCATAACTTGAACTTCAACCCTCAGAACAGACCTTATCCTCCCAAGATTAACGGAGTTGAGCCACCAAATCCTGGTCCATTGCCATCTTTCGTAAATTCACCGTCACTTTATCCAAACACTGTTTTGAATAATCCATCGGCAGTATTACCCGGTACTCCAAATCCGGGAAGATTGAATATTGTGCATCCACAAAGTGGACCTTCAGAAACTTCTCTCAATCTTGGGGTCAGGACATCATTGAATGTACCTTCTTTGAACATAGGATCAAGGCCTTTCCAGAATGAAGTAGTAAACATACGAAACGTTCCAGTTGAAGCCTCTCTAAACCTTGGAGTAAGACCTTCTTCAAGTGCCTCTTCGGAAATTGATAGAGCGCATAATCAAAATGACAAGCATGTAGTTTTCGGTGGTTCAATTGAAAATCCTCATACAAATCCGCAAAATGGGTACGTTGTTTTTCCGGGTAACAGTCACGAAAGACCAGTCGAAGAACACGTTATTGTTATAAACGAAGCTGATGGGTCTGTACAAGAATTTTCACCTACAATAAAGGGTACACCAACCCTTGACCATACTCAAGAACAAAGCGAAAACTTACCAAAACTATCTGAAAATCTAACTCCTCCAGATGAACCAATCGATAGACAATCGGAACGCCCGTCAGGATTATATTCTTCGAGACCTTTTGACGGCCGTCCAAGGCCTTACTACCCGCCGAGACCTGATTTTCTCCGACCACCTAGATTACCACCGCATTCTAAACCTGGTCCTGCGGATGGCAACTTCAAAAGACCGTCGCTCCAAGACTCCAAGTTGCCTAATATTCTGCCTCAGTTCAGACCGAACTCAAAATCTTCGCACGGTCATCATGGATCCGAATCAATCGGTACTATACCTGCGGTTTATGGACCAGGGAGGCAGCCTATGTTGGGAAGGAGACCGTCGCTGCCATATTTGCAGAGATTAAGTCCACCCCCACCACCACAACCATCAGTACATGCTTTGAGATTGGTTTCTGATAGTGACCCTCGGTTTCGCGACTCCGCACAAATAGAGGGGCAGAAGTATCAAGGTGCTCTTCTGGTCGACAAGCGTTACCAAGGTCATCCGTCTTTAGATAATCAGCAATTTCGAAATCCAGTACCGGACAATCCGCATTTCCCAAATTCCTTctcaaaaaaggaaaaattcaaGGAGCCAGATTCACTTTACAAGCGATTTCGCACACCCTTGTCGCAAAGTGACCGATATCAGGGCCTCCCAGGAACGGAGAATGATCAATTTACCGAGCAGAAACTTCGAAGGAACGCTGAAACAGAGTCAGAAGAAATTTCTGGATTCGAGAAGTTCTCTGCCGAACCACCGCAGATACCATCGAGGACTCTAACTAACAGACGATCAAGTACCGACCTCAAAGACGTTCCTCAGGTGACTACTTTGCAGATGATTCAACAACAAGGTGGGCTCGATGAGAAAGTGGTGAAGCCGAACCTCCCACCACCGTTTAGAGTAAAGTTCAGTAAAGGTGAAGATAACtttgacgacgatgatgacgatagCCGTAGCACGGACAATGACaataatgaagaagaaaagcgGCCAGTCTATGTCGTATATCCCATGAATTCTGTGGTTAGCCATAAAGATGATTCACAAACTGACGATGAAAGTGTTGTAGTTGGTACTAGAGGGCCACATCGACCTTTACCTCCAGATACCCTTGCGTCATCAAAAGATGAGGAGGAAGAAGATGGAATAGGACTACCTCTGTTACGAGACAAAACCATTCTGCATCCGCAAAACAGGCCTCACCCTAGTTCGTCATTAAAATCTGATTTCCCTTATCCTCTGGAGAGGCCTGACGCATCGTTACTGATAACCCAAGAGAAGCCATTACTTGTACCGAGTGACAAGATCGATGAGGAGGTTGACgatgaaaatacaaatgtCAAACAACACGACGACACGAGTATCAATCTGATACCTTACTTGCAGGATTACATGCCCTTTCTGATGAGGAAAACTGAGGCTCCAACTGTGAGAGACAAGCCTgcaaaatttgacaatttgtGGCTTCAAGAAGATTCGGACCCGAGAATCATCAACAAACCAAGTGATGATGAAGCACCGCTTTATAGAGCTCCAATTTCTGTGACTTTGAAGACTGTGCAGCCGACAACTGTAACACCCATTGCTTACGCGTTTACGCCGACGGATGATACTccagataataaaaaattagaaccTTCTGAATTGATTGAGGTTATGTCGGATGAATTAAAAGACGATATGTCGGGTAAAAATCCCGTCTTACCGTCTCAGCAGCCCTCAAGTTCCTCGAGTTCCGCACCATCGCCACAAAACTTTATGGCGCCATTCATGGCTAGTGTCAGTGCCGAAGCACCTTCTAGCAATGGCTGGAGCGTCGTGGCCAAGCCTGAATCAAATGACAGATCTGACgaacaagagaaagaggacgAAACACAAACCGAACAGAGTGAATTTGATATTGAAAACTTCAAACCACAACTTTTCGGGGGATTCAAACCAATTTATGAATTTCCGGCAGCCGGTGATTCTACTCCAAAGCCTGCAATTGATCTAGAATCTCAGCAAGACTAG